The sequence CTCGCCGCGGAGAGCATCGGCATCGACCTCGTGGAGATCCGCCCCGACGACCTCGGCGCCGAGGACGCGACCGATTCCGCCGCCCAGGGCGACGCCGAACTCGAACCGCTGGAAGCGGCGCTCCGCGAGTTGCAGGCCGAAGACGGCCTCACCGGCGTCACCGCCGGCGCCATCGAAAGCGAGTACCAGACCAGTCGCATCGAGGCGATGTGTGACCGGCTGGACATCGACCTCTTTGCCCCCCTCTGGCAGCGCGACCCCGTCGCGCTGGCCGAGGACATGCTCGACGCGGGGGTCGACATCCTGATCGTCCAGGTTGCGGCCGCCGGTCTCGACGAATCCTGGCTCGGCCGGCGCCTCGACGCCGACGCGCTGGCCGACCTCCAGACGCTCAACGAGCAGTACGGC comes from Haloplanus sp. XH21 and encodes:
- a CDS encoding diphthine--ammonia ligase, whose protein sequence is MTDNGAWASLFSGGKDSSWALYRALETGLDVRHLVTVHPSDDSYMYHVPATDLASLAAESIGIDLVEIRPDDLGAEDATDSAAQGDAELEPLEAALRELQAEDGLTGVTAGAIESEYQTSRIEAMCDRLDIDLFAPLWQRDPVALAEDMLDAGVDILIVQVAAAGLDESWLGRRLDADALADLQTLNEQYGVHPLGEGGEFETLVTDGPHMHRPIELDWERVWEGSRGHLRITDAHLG